The Etheostoma spectabile isolate EspeVRDwgs_2016 chromosome 9, UIUC_Espe_1.0, whole genome shotgun sequence DNA segment GTCTGCTTTGTATAGACGTGCAAATGTTGCCCCTACGTGTTTTTCTTAGCTTGCTAAGCTAAAAATGCAAAACGGGCAGTTTTGGCGATGACACCTGTATGTTTATATGATCAACAAATAAATCTGGACATAGGTTGCTCAATTTTTGGAGATTATCATTATTTCTTTTGGTCTAACTTGTTGAACGCAGGGCAGATTCTTTATGTTTGGTGACGTCCGAGCAGACTCTGTAGAAATTGAATCTCTTGTCATTGCGGTTTGATGGGATCTGAGGAAAAAATAATGGACAGGGTTAGCATTTGAGTACGATCTGGagataatttaaatttttaccaTTTAAATAAGACATCGTTGGATTTGATTGttgaaattaattgaatttctGTACTCAAACTAAGTGCAGGCTTGCTGTTCACAGTGCCCCCCTGATTTCCTGCAGTTATTAATTCTCCTGAATTGTTTTCCTCACCAGTGGAGTTGACACCCATCCTATTTCCTGACTCTCAGTCTGTGGAACTGCATATTTCTTGGTGGGTTCCTGGCGGGCCCTGTGGAAGGCCTCGATGAATTCCGCTGGAAAAATGTATTAGCATAATCAGTAACAgattttatatgtatatgtaagtGATTTTattcagagaaaaaagagacaaaaacttcATCATTGTTAACTTACAGTTCTCTGCAACAAGTTCTTTTGGTTTCCTAGACATGGGTTTGTCAGCCAGGACATGTACTGAAATGTAGTGGAAACAAAGTGGGGGGAAAAGCAATTTCAATGCAACAACTTATTCACAATCTAATGTATATTTGGTAACGTTAAAGAAATTTTAATTAATGTTACTTTTGCAAGCGGTGCTTCCAATTGAATTATTATTGATACCCTTCTGTTCACATTTGGAtcacagtggtggaagaagtactcaggtattttacttaggtaaaagtaGTATAGCTCTGAAACAATACTAAGAAGTACTAGCTACATTCAAGAGTGCGAAAATGTAAACAGCAATTTTGACTTGAAGTACTTAGAATAGCAGTGCTCACGTTTTGtgagggattaaaaaaaaaaaaaaaattctctgacatgtttttatttaatctcaATTTCAGCTATTTTTATATGTAGCTAAGCTAGGCTACATGCAGAAGCCGAGTGAAGCAGGACAGACTATTGATCTTACGTTTCCGGCGTGGGTTGATGCTGAACTCCGTGTGGAGTTTCTGTTGTCTTTGCTCTTTCAGGATCGTTTCAACATGAATTGCGTTTTGATGGACCAAGTCCAGTTTCTCCTTGCCTgccatgttctttttttttattttttaaacaaaacaaatcagcaCTGAAGCCGAGAGCTGGCAAAACAGAGACGCGAAGGAGTTTATTTCTGATTTCGTTACCTAGCAACTGTCAACACCGCCTCGCGCTGCAGTGACGTTACTCGAACACACGGCGGAGCCGCGCGCTCAGATTTGGTCACTGTTGGAGGAGTACTGTAGCCCCCCATACACACATGGTAGTAATCCTTTTATACTGCAACATGCAGATATCTCAGCAGTGGTGGATATGAACTTATTACACTTTCTCATGTACTCTACGTAAGTACCTTTTTCAGGTACTTGTTGCTACTTgtgcatttcaattttttccaACTTGCTTCAATACAATTCAGAGTCCAACACTATTAATTCCTATTATGCTTATTTACCAAACTTCTGTTGATGCTTTGTTTATTCATCACAATTACTGTCTACATGGTATTACtatattttatcttttataATGTTATTATTCATTTCTTATTTTAGCTTCCAGAAGGCctacttttttgtttgtttttgttttttaaacttttggtactttaagtaaattgtgACGTTACTACTTTTGttcttttacttgtaatagtaTTTGTGGTATTGCTGATGTTACCTAAGTAGACAATTTGAGTAGACTTTCTTCCACCAATCAGCTACATTGCATCATAAAGTAGAGACTAACACAGCAGCAGAGACAAactcattttaatatttcttttataGAAATATAGATTTTAAATTTAAtggttaatatttttttatatttattcccTTGTATACCCTATTATTCTAACAGTTAATACAATTTCTTTTATAATTATCACTAGAATTAATGGCCTACATACTATAAGACTGAAGTGAACAGTATtgaagaggaataaaaaatatgaaaatgatgtgcagttcctcctctttcttgtatttattgtttaggctaaaACATCTAAACAAGATTTGCAATTAAAGCGTTGTATACAATACTTAGAGCTCGGCAGTCTTCCTACCGACTTCATTTATTGTTCATCACAAtaaattctgtttttctgtcaaaCGACTGCTGTTTTGTGCCATGTTGAGAATGCTTGCCTGAAGCAAACCAACCCATCGAAATGAGCGGAAAAgcactgaatgaatgaataggGTACGTCTAGACTAAGAAAATGTAGCCAGCCtgagttcattttttttattttttttatttattttatttattgtatatgTTCTCTTAGGGCGACAGTTGacattttaagtatttttctCAGTTCACTTACCATGACAGTCTGTTGTAAGTCTAATTTCTGCACACTCTTTCCCTGCATGTGCACTAGCCTGTACAAGTGCATGTGCGTCTGCATGACTTAACAGCTGTGAGCATTTCACACTATGACGAGACACgaacttttaaaaaagtatcGAGCTACCCGAGATGACCAGTGACCTTGTGACAGTGcagtgaatgtaaaaaaaaaaagtggagtgACATTTCTTCACATTGTCTTTTAGTACACTTGACTTCCCCTGCTTTCTTTGGTGTCAGGGATCACAAATAAATAGCAGTACTTTCACATCTTGTAAATAGTGCTTGTGGTTGGGTGCATTGATATACTTTCAAGGCTACAGTTAGAATCCTGCCCTGTCTGCTGACTTCTCAACACTTGTCTCCTCACATTTGATTTCCCTTTTATTTGGCTTCCCCACCTCTTCTTCCTCCAGCTTTTCTTCCCTCACACTGTCCCATCTGCTCTTCTTGGAAGTAATCACTTTGTTTTTACGCACTCCCGTTTCTATCTTTGTGCGGTTCTGTGAGCTTTGTGTTTATGTGCTTCTTCTCAGTAACAGACAACTTAATGAAGGTTGAGATGTCCTGCTCTTGGGTCCTGTCTCTTAACTGGATTCACACTTTATTGGCCCTGCGTGAAATAATAATGGAAACAGGTAATAACTCAAACACTGGAGGGGGAGATTTCAGTGATTTCAGTGTGGATGGGTGACAAGTCCCCTGtggtatttgtgtatgtgtgcgagGAAGAGTGAGCAATTTATATTACGGGAGGATGGGAGGGCTTGCAGTGTCAATCTATATTCCCCGGCTCCTGTCACAGTGTCGGGCCGAGTTATCATCAGAGCAGCTTTTGAGTTCTTCAGGCTGGGAATAGTCAAAGGCCAGTTTGTGAGTTTGTTCAAAATCCAGTGTCACCCACATGCTGGGGAAGGTACTACACATGGTGTGTGAGTTGATTGAATGTGACACATACTCAACTAACTATTTCCCATTCTCCCTCATGTCAAGTAATGTGTGTTAGCAGCTTGGAGGGGATGTAGTCTCCACCATCCCATGAGTGTTAGCAGGAAGGATGCATTTCGTTTGGTTTTAATGTGGCTGAGGAGAGTCATTAATGGCTGATGAGTGTGTGGTTAAGTGTGGTGAAAGCTTATCCTGGAAAGATTTGAGAACCTGATTAAAtgacatttttcttgtttttatagtGTATTTTATTACTTATTTAGTCTTACATTCTTTGTCTTTCAGATTTGTCCCTTAGTTGTTGGTGTTGTGAATTTTAGGTATTTTCTTGCTATTGGACGTGTGTAATTTACATCCTTACTAACAGGTGTAATGTTGCACATTTATTAAATGTGacacattgcattgtgggattgtTAGCAGAAAGTAGTAAACATGCAAGTTCTTTCTTTCCATTGTAGGAATTATTTGAGGGCACTAGAGCatacatttcacattagaatgtGTCCACTAAACTGGCCCACAGCAAATGTGCACTGTAGAAAATAGGGAGTGATATCAGCCACAGCCAACAGGGGTTTTCCATCTGAATTAAGtagaaaaaaagttacacatCATCAATACAACTTATTGGTACAACTTGGTAATTGTTGATTGGCTTCCTGTTAAACCCTGCTCATGCTCTATGGAAGGTATTTGGCTGAAATATGTCAGAAATTATATTGTAAGTCAACAAACTTCTGAAAAGACTTAACTTCTGTGGTGGTGTTTTACTTTTAAGTGATGAGGATgtgtcatttaaaaattaaaattactgATATGAAGTTTTCACACCAAACACACCTGCAACTTCAGATTTAGATGATTAATTTATCAGATGTGTCCATTTGTTATAATTAAAGTtatgccaaaaaaacaaacaagacatgaTGGACATTTTTCCATTGCTGTTATCTTGCCTTCATGTATTGGGCAAAGCAAACACAATAAAAGTCTTTCACTAGCTGAATTTAAATGCAGGAGAGTTTCCTTCTCTGTGCATGCTGTTTGGGAAACGATACAATTTAGGGAAAATAAGAGGGCAGTAGGTCCATTCAAATTTGCATCATCAAGATAAAAATCCATCCTAAAAGCTATAAtcaaaatatttcacattttgatttgatttattggaATGCCCATTACCTGGGGCCATAAGCACAGCTATTCGTCCTGGAGGACACCCCAAGCTTGTGAAGTTATCCATTACCAAGCATCTTTATTACATTAAAACAACCAccaaaacataacattcaataaatacattactgaaagaaaatcatccaaaataataacaagacataacaacattcaacacaacacacactatatataacACAGGACGTACTTTAAATTATTCACAGAATGTAGAGATGAGATTATGATATTGATCACATGACTAAGCAAATGCACACATAACACCCTCAATGATAATAACCGCACTCATTAAGAATTAGCCAACACAGAGTACTTGAAGTATAGAAGACATTGCAAACTGAGGAGAAAGATCTCTTTAGAAATATACACAGAATGTCACATGCAGTGCAAGTGTGAATGTCTGTGCTCCTGTGTTCCCCTCTCAGATCACTTGCTTTCTTTCAAGGCACCAGCACCAGCTTCTGACCTTCCCTTACACGACTGTTTTAATTACCAAGTGTCCTCCATTGCCTGCTAATTAAAAACACTATGTCAGGGATTATTCAGCCATTTCCTCCATCATTGCTCTAACATAAAACAAACTGGAGGTGCACACTTTTCCCCGTCACACTCCATCTAATCCACTCTAACGTGCATGATGGCTAATGAAAGCTGCTGATATTTTCTTCAGTAAGAGGAGGATGTTTGCTGAGGTTgttaaccttaacccttgtattgtcttcactttcgggaccctcttgtatcccttgggtcaaattgacccgttacttatttggtttttaaaaacaattctgaaatacaattttactacataatctattaaaaaatattgtctttatctcaatttcaaacaattgagataacacatatgtttagggaatgcaatcagtctctactagaagacaattaaaaaatgaaagtggcgttcgttttttgtcataaggttataattcatgttaaaaatccactgtggaaaaaaacataattggtCATATCCAgagtaattttctgaattgagtcaggattacatgtttatcacagaaaatgaggtaatgttattgattgtcaggtaaaaaaaatgtagcttgtaccatttttcttttgtaaaaatttgaaatgggtcaatttgacccaaataccgcacaagggttaataaaatctgtctgtatttttatttattttttcagacCGGTCATTGGAGTGTCTGTGACTGAGATTCAAAGGAAGCTGTACCATTTTCTATCAAGCACCacttaataaaaatgtaaattgattttctgttgcacaaatGCAGTCTGGAAAGGAATTTAAAAGAGctgcttccattgaaaatgcaCCAGTACAACCAGTGATAAGCAAACAATGGGGAACTATGGTAaccttcaaaattaaaaaaagcacaacGTGGTATTAATCGATGCATTGCcctaaatgttttcattatttttagacctgcacattcaattttttttacctctCAAACTTGAGTATGATGCCATTGAACATAGTCTAGGTAGGAAACAATATGGCTAAATAAATTAGTACACAAACCTTATTTAGAGAAATTGCGGTTAACTACTTGGTTGAAGTAAAATAAAGATTACCTGATGGTCATGgttgaaaatatacagtatatcatggGGTTAGAGTTTgggttacattttaaatgcccAACAAGCAAGACCTCCACCCTGGACAATCGTGTCTCCtctaccaaaaaaaaataataatatcacGATAACATATGAACATTTgattactgaaaaaaacaaattggtcTGCAGCCACTAATGCAATTTAGATTCAAAGCTGAAGTTTCTTATCTAACAAAAAAGATTTCTACAGTTAATTTTGGAGCACGGTAAGCTAATACTGTGCTCTCCCGTGAAGACCGTGAGACCGTGGTTTTGTGGTGTGGCTCTGGACCCccgtgtctctgtctgttgctgCCAGTCAACCAGAACACTAATCTAACGGGAGATACAAGCCCACCCATCTCAGCCCTTTGTCTCCTCACGTACTGCGATAATAATTTATCTCAGTTTTtatccgatttttttttttgaccccATGAGGGACTGTGGGTGTTTAGTTATCTGATTATGGATTTTTATCTTCCTCTCTTTTAAACAACTCATGTTTGGAGAAGCAGGGCACCTTTACGCAgaggcacacacatacaaacacacacctctgcTGTGTGACTGTTCTATCTATTCACCTTGCGCTGGAAACAGCAGGTGATAGCAGCACCACATGCACTggtacataaacaaacacacatgcacacaggttGTTCCAGTTTTGTTTTGATAGACTTGTAAGTGTCTGGGGCTCCCTGGAGACATCGTGGTCGTGGGAAAAGCTGTCTTCCCATCAGATGGCAGCTCTGTGTCACCATTGCTCTTGT contains these protein-coding regions:
- the cfap144 gene encoding cilia- and flagella-associated protein 144 — its product is MAGKEKLDLVHQNAIHVETILKEQRQQKLHTEFSINPRRKLHVLADKPMSRKPKELVAENSEFIEAFHRARQEPTKKYAVPQTESQEIGWVSTPLIPSNRNDKRFNFYRVCSDVTKHKESALRSTS